In Terriglobus sp. TAA 43, a single window of DNA contains:
- a CDS encoding DUF899 family protein yields MSLTPATELAAKNKANHPNESSTYRQARNKLLAEEIELRRHIAAVAEKRRALPMGGEIPEDYTLVGPNGPVKFSDLFGDKDTLLVYSYMFGPQRKRPCPMCTSMLSSWEAAARNFMQKASLAVFARSPIERLEDWKKERGWKYLKLYSDSDGAFTRTYVSPEDADVPGMNVFARRDGRIFHFWAPEMSMEMNDPEQDPRGAPDPDTLWTMFDMTPEGRDPKWYPSLDGVGGILHQIDLDANPPAK; encoded by the coding sequence ATGTCGTTGACTCCAGCTACCGAACTTGCAGCAAAGAACAAGGCAAATCACCCGAACGAATCGTCCACCTACCGCCAGGCTCGCAACAAACTTCTGGCTGAAGAGATTGAACTGCGGCGCCACATTGCAGCCGTAGCAGAGAAGCGCCGCGCCCTGCCGATGGGAGGTGAAATCCCCGAGGACTACACACTCGTTGGCCCCAATGGTCCGGTGAAATTCTCCGACCTCTTCGGCGACAAGGACACGCTGCTGGTTTATAGCTACATGTTCGGGCCGCAACGGAAACGTCCCTGCCCCATGTGCACGTCCATGCTCAGTTCATGGGAAGCCGCGGCACGCAACTTCATGCAGAAGGCTTCTCTTGCGGTGTTCGCACGTTCGCCCATCGAACGGCTTGAGGACTGGAAGAAAGAACGTGGCTGGAAGTACCTGAAGCTGTATTCCGATTCCGATGGTGCCTTCACGCGCACCTACGTTTCACCTGAGGATGCCGACGTACCCGGCATGAACGTTTTTGCTCGTCGCGATGGCCGTATCTTTCACTTCTGGGCTCCTGAAATGAGCATGGAGATGAACGACCCGGAACAGGACCCGCGTGGTGCACCGGATCCTGACACGCTGTGGACGATGTTTGATATGACGCCGGAAGGACGCGACCCCAAGTGGTATCCGAGCCTCGATGGTGTGGGCGGCATACTCCACCAGATCGACCTCGACGCAAACCCACCTGCTAAATAG